From the Aspergillus puulaauensis MK2 DNA, chromosome 1, nearly complete sequence genome, the window ATGTTGGCGCTTGTTCTTGTAGTTGGAGAAATGAGGATGCGTCAAAACACTGGTTATGCGTGCATAACACAGAGCGGCAAGGCACCTCTATTCTCTGAGTAGAGAGGGGACATTTCAATGACATAACAGTCGACGTTGCAACAATATCCGCATCTTCGGCCTTACTTTTCACTGTTTTTAGATTAGATATTGTTGTTGCGGTTTGACGGTATGCCTACTTTCTTGGAGCACTTGCTCCTTTGTGATTGTCTTCCTTCGCTTCAGCTTACTCACAAGCTCTTCAATTGGTGTGCACTCAACCAGGTTGGCAAGAATAAAAAACCTCTAATGAACAATTAGTGAGAGTGGCTATATCATTTCTACATTCTCTCGCAAAGAAAAGGGAAGTTAAAATTTTCTTACCTTGTGAGTCAAAGCATAAGTCATCACAACATGATTTGTATATCCCGCCTTTTTTCGAATATAATTTGTTATATCCGCCGGTCTTGTTGTACCCGGTTTATTCTTAAGACCCCTAAGATTAGCTTTCACCTCATCGAGATTCGCTTTAAGTTCAACTTGATGAGGGAACGTGATATCCGATTTCGTAAACTGGTTGAGACCAGTGTCTGCAGCACAAAACACCATAACTCGTAGCTTAGAATCTGCTAGTAATCTGGAAGCTATATCTGTGTCGAGAAGAATCTTGAGCTCTACGCTGTCCCTGGTGTGTTCACGTGCTGTTTTGAACGATTAGATGACACCAGTAGCAGAAGAGTGGCAGTTCCCGGAGGGGGTTTACCTTTGCATTCTACAGTCGGTGTGAGTTGCTTAATTACCCTATAAAATGGACTGTCCTTGAAGTTTAGGGGCCCTAAAAGATCATGAGAAACTACACCCAATAATGTAGCATAAAGTCGTACCGGATGCAGACCCTTGCGAGGACATAGGCATGCCTATAGGTGATGGCCTGTGATGCGAATGTAGTACTTGGTTGGTTGGAGATTGTTGATAGTGGTGCCCTGCCACTGGTGGTGGTACCGACGGAGATTGAGGTAATGAACGGTGTGCAGTAGCATATATGAACTTTCTGAGGCTATCATAGCTTTCCAGATGGCCTGATTGGGAGAGTTGCTCAAGATCTGGCTCGTGTTTAAGAAAATCCGTCAGCACAGGATTGGATTGCTTTCATAAAGGGAAAGATGTACCAACAGTTGATGATTCGCATTTGAAGTGAGGCTTTGACACCCGATACCGCTAACCCCTCAACTCTcaatatatcttttaattgCGCATTTGTTAGGGTCTTGATCAAAGCGATCACACTCTGGAGCTCAGAGGCCTTGCCGGATGCCATGGTGGAGACGGGTTGTCAAGGGTAGGTGTTAATGGCTGGATATATGAGAGCTCAGGGAATCTTGAGAACGGCAGTTCAAAAGGGAAAGAGTCTTTTGACTGGATCCATTAAGAGACATCTCAGTTCCTGGCTTTGTATTTCTTAGGGTGTGGTATCAAAGACCTATACGCAAGGACCCAAAAAGAAAGGCGCTGCGATCTCACTTGCCAGTCCAACAAATCACCTTTGCGACGAGCTGAGGGTGCGGAGGTGAGAGGCGGTTCCGATCGGATGACATAAGACTGGACAGTGTCCACTGCCTGCAGTCAGTTAGCGGTTGGAGAGTGGAAATGGAAAACTTTTTCCAAACATCCAATTTTGGCGGCAACACCTTACCTCCAAATATTACCGCAATTTTCCCCTTTGTATCACCTCACGGAACTCCTTTTTCCCTCCCAGAATATCGCCTGGTGTATATCGAAAATGGCAAAAAGTGTTCGTGCAAGTGTACAAAAGCGCAATAAAGCAAAGCTCCGCTCTACTGTCTTTGGGCCTGCTGTGGATGCCCGGACAGAAAGATTATCCGCAAAGTTGCAAGAGCTTGCCTCTCAGCCTAAACCTAGCGATCAAAGTAAGTCGAAGACCAATATGCAGACCAAAGAGATGGGTTTGCGACCCGATTTCTTTTGTTGTAGGCAAGTTTTAACAACACTCTGGCTAACAACATTTAGATTCGCAGGGTGAAAACACTAAGGCGGATTTACCAACAAGCAATGAAGGTAAACTAAAACCAGGCTAGTTATATTTGTGTGTATCGATGCTCATACATACTCCTATTCCAGCAATGGATATCGATTCCTTGAAAACCACCAGCGGTGGTGATCGATCGCAACGGCGGGGACGGATCCAGAAGCGGCAGAGGAACAATCGCTCATCCATCGTCTTCAAACCACATCCATCAAAGACCAAGAAAACACAAAGAAAAAGTAAATCGTGATCCTCCATCTTTCACCGTGTGATCTACAAAACTGCATTTTGCCCTATTATCCCAGTCTCGTGACTACATACGCTGCGGCTAGGTAAtgcaagaagaaaaaagggcCCTTGCCACGTTCAAACTTGGTTTCAAGCTTCATTCTCCCGAATAATTGCCAGCAATAAAGCTTTAAAGGGCTTGAGGTTTCGAACAACTAATCGAAGTCTGATTCTACCACCGCGGTCGCTGCATCAGGACCGAATCTGACACCTAAGTACGTCCCAACAAGCGGGAGACGAGACTTTTGATTATATCTTGAAGAGACAAATATATGCACTGGAGGTTTTACGGCGTGGCTACATCACTTTCATGGTATCAAATATTATTTCCAATATTAAGTAGAGAACTCATTGCCTGAATACGGCCTTGAGTAACCTAGGTACAAAACGGACTTCGTCGTTATCGATAAGCACGAACTCTTCCGAATGTAATAGGCGGTGAAACCTACCCCCTTTAGTAATACCCCATCCATCGCGCAGCACTATAGAaatagtactccgtagaccCTGCCTAACCAATGGATTCCGGTTGAAGATGGTACCATAAGAACCTCGCGGTTTGTGTATGTTTTACTGCTCACAATTGTTTAAATTCCAGCAGGCCATGACCAAAAACGCGGCTGTACCAGCAAATGGCCTGGTATTCGTGGCCAATGTTCTCATTCCTATTGCCATTTTGGTCTTCTCTTTTGGATTCTTTCCATATAAGCCTCTGATTCCTGGTCTGGCCACATTCGGAGAGCCTAATAATGCTCCGCCAAAGGTCTTTGATAAGGTTATCTTCATGGTGGTTGATGCGCTGCGGAGGTAGGCACACATCCCTGGACCAAGTATTGCGGCTGAGAAACAAAGCGATTTCGTTTATTCGAACAATTCCGGGTTTCTATTTACTCAAAGGTCTGCGACATTCCCAGTAGATTACGTTGAACACTCCCTGATCTGCCAGATAGTCTTATTCGGTCCGGTTCCGCAATTCCCTTTACAGCTTATGCAGGGTCACCAACGGTTACGATGCCTCGCCTAAAAGCTATAACAACAGGATCCGTTCCCTCTTTTCTTGACGTTATCCTCAACATCGCTGAGTCTGATACGTCGTCGACACTTGCATATCAAGATACGTGGCTTGCTCAAATCAGGGCAAAAGGAGGGCAACTGACGATGTACGGAGACGATACTTGGCTAAAGCTGTTCCCTGGGATGTTTAGCAGATCGGACGGGACAACAAGCTTCTTCGTGTCGGTATGCTTCGCTCCCGCATTGTTGTAGCAGCAGATGTCTCCAAGATAACTAACCATTTTCAAGGACTTTACTGAAGTAGATACGAATGTGACTCGTCATATACCTGATGAACTTGTTCGAAATGATTGGTCGGCTCTAATAATGCATTACTTGGGCTTAGATCATATAGGGCATAAATCTGGACCGCAAAG encodes:
- the SIZ1 gene encoding SUMO ligase siz1 (COG:K;~EggNog:ENOG410PJSJ;~InterPro:IPR003034,IPR023321,IPR004181,IPR036361, IPR038654,IPR013083;~PFAM:PF14324,PF11789,PF02037,PF02891;~go_function: GO:0008270 - zinc ion binding [Evidence IEA]) → MASGKASELQSVIALIKTLTNAQLKDILRVEGLAVSGVKASLQMRIINYLEQLSQSGHLESYDSLRKFIYATAHRSLPQSPSVPPPVAGHHYQQSPTNQVLHSHHRPSPIGMPMSSQGSASGPLNFKDSPFYRVIKQLTPTVECKAREHTRDSVELKILLDTDIASRLLADSKLRVMVFCAADTGLNQFTKSDITFPHQVELKANLDEVKANLRGLKNKPGTTRPADITNYIRKKAGYTNHVVMTYALTHKRFFILANLVECTPIEELVSKLKRRKTITKEQVLQEMKSKAEDADIVATSTVMSLKCPLSTQRIEVPCRSVLCTHNQCFDASSFLQLQEQAPTWTCPVCAKATSYESLNVDQYVDDILHSTPLDVEQVIIEPDGQWSNPGEEEGTAGPGSVTPATDDDDLIEIREPGVTPVKQELPPVLGLLQQTPSQPREQSSTWSTNKRPAPVIDLTGSDDDGYDSPVRPSKRQAVNMPRPLPRQDSRNSYRSPYSLPTFASD
- a CDS encoding DUF2423 domain-containing protein (COG:S;~EggNog:ENOG410PZQC;~InterPro:IPR019434;~PFAM:PF10338) encodes the protein MAKSVRASVQKRNKAKLRSTVFGPAVDARTERLSAKLQELASQPKPSDQNSQGENTKADLPTSNEAMDIDSLKTTSGGDRSQRRGRIQKRQRNNRSSIVFKPHPSKTKKTQRKSKS